One region of Cydia fagiglandana chromosome 17, ilCydFagi1.1, whole genome shotgun sequence genomic DNA includes:
- the LOC134672899 gene encoding SET domain-containing protein SmydA-8-like, with protein sequence YLCYEVKHSDVMGRYLVARRDIGAGEIILEAPALAVGPCAGCPVVCLGCYRELQDVALYKCDGCKWPLCSKTCFGRGRYTGHSTYECEALKKCPPNYNDMKDLKESYHALMPLRCLLLKKADPSKWAAVSAMEAHNALRKERPDIWPSNETHVLSRLRAWKMGFDDEEVHNICGILEVNAFEVGGGGANARALYDQAYLLAHDCTPSTTHTDAETKPNRPLTIRAAVPHKAGDLLSLCYAYTLQGTLKRREHIKHSKFFDCCCRRCADPTELGTFASAFRCPKCAGRVLPTAPLDPEAPWSCIDGCSYCMSAAAVQLLLKRLTDEFEQIDANDVPAFETFLHKYRNVIHGGHYLRLSALHSLSQLYGKAASYLIHEMPEPELHRKIEVCRELMKAFDVIEPGYSRLRGVTLYELHAPLMILTTRKFETKSISKDELRTRLKEIVGYLSEAALILGFEPSQSSEGLMASAAKDALKKIKTWEQIIGKIS encoded by the exons tatCTGTGCTATGAGGTCAAACACTCGGATGTTATGGGACG ATACTTAGTGGCTCGTCGCGACATCGGCGCGGGGGAGATAATCCTGGAAGCCCCCGCGTTGGCTGTGGGCCCGTGCGCCGGCTGTCCCGTCGTGTGCCTCGGATGTTACCGCGAGCTCCAAGACGTGGCTTTATACAA ATGTGACGGCTGCAAATGGCCTCTCTGCAGCAAGACGTGCTTCGGCCGAGGACGGTACACGGGGCACTCCACGTACGAATGCGAGGCATTGAAGAAGTGCCCTCCCAACTACAACGATATGAAGGACTTGAAGGAATCGTACCACGCGTTGATGCCTTTAAG ATGCCTACTTCTGAAAAAGGCGGACCCATCCAAATGGGCAGCAGTGTCAGCCATGGAAGCCCATAATGCTCTTCGGAAGGAAAGACCTGATATCTGGCCTAGCAACGAGACCCATGTGCTGAGCCGGCTGAGGGCGTGGAAAATGGGGTTTGATGATGAAGAGGTGCACAATATCTGTGGGATTCTTGAG GTGAACGCCTTTGAAGTCGGTGGAGGTGGGGCTAACGCGCGCGCGCTCTACGACCAAGCGTATCTCCTGGCCCACGACTGCACTCCGAGTACAACCCACACAGACGCCGAGACGAAGCCAAACAGACCTCTCACCATACGAGCAGCCGTGCCGCATAAGGCAGGCGACTTATTATCGCTGTGCTATGCGTATACGTTACAG GGCACGTTAAAACGTCGCGAGCACATCAAACACAGCAAGTTCTTCGACTGCTGCTGCCGCCGCTGCGCCGACCCCACCGAGCTCGGCACCTTCGCCAGCGCCTTCCGCTGTCCCAAGTGCGCTGGCCGCGTGCTGCCCACGGCGCCGCTGGATCCCGAAGCACCTTGGAGCTGTATAGATGGATGTAGCTACTGTATGTCGGCGGCTGCTGTTCAACTGCTGCTTAAAAG GCTAACAGACGAGTTTGAACAAATCGACGCCAACGACGTTCCTGCCTTCGAAACCTTCCTCCATAAGTACCGCAACGTCATACACGGGGGGCACTACCTGCGTCTGTCTGCGCTTCACTCGTTGTCGCAGCTCTACGGGAAAGCGGCGAGCTACCTCATCCATGAGATGCCGGAGCCCGAGCTGCATAGAAAGATTGAGGTGTGCCGTGAGCTGATGAAGGCCTTTGATGTTATTGAGCCGGGATATTCTAGGTTACGAG GTGTGACGTTGTACGAACTGCACGCACCACTGATGATCCTGACCACACGCAAGTTTGAGACCAAATCCATCTCTAAGGACGAGCTGCGTACAAGGCTGAAAGAG ATCGTAGGCTACCTCTCCGAAGCTGCTCTGATCCTCGGCTTCGAGCCTTCCCAGTCCTCCGAAGGTCTGATGGCTTCCGCCGCCAAGGATGCCCTCAAGAAGATCAAGACTTGGGAGCAAATCATCGGCAAGATCTCATGA
- the LOC134672576 gene encoding SET domain-containing protein SmydA-8-like — translation MNKKSHKKKQKKRGKGDGRNKENIPEAEVEAEEVQEAQEAQEVLPTHDLCYEVKHSDVMGRYLVARRDIGAGEIILEAPALAVGPCAGCPVVCLGCYRELQDVALYKCDGCKWPLCSKTCFGRGRYTGHSTYECEALKKCPPNYNDMKDLKESYHALMPLRCLLLKKADPSKWAAVSAMEAHNALRKERPDIWPSNETHVLSRLRAWKMGFDDEEVHNICGILEVNAFEVGGGGANARALYDQAYLLAHDCTPSTTHTDAETKPNRPLTIRAAVPHKAGDLLSLCYAYTLQGTLKRREHIKHSKFFDCCCRRCADPTELGTFASAFRCPKCAGRVLPTAPLDSEAPWSCIDGCSYCMSAAAVQLLLKRLTDEFEQIDANDVPGFETFLHKYRNVIHGGHYLRLSALHSLSQLYGKAASYLIHEMPEPELHRKIEVCRELMKAFDVIEPGYSRLRGVTLYELHAPLMILTTRKFETKSISKDELRTRLKEIVGYLSEAALILGFEPSQSSEGLMASAAKDALKKIKTWEQIIGKIS, via the exons CAAAAGAAACGGGGGAAAGGCGATGGAAGGAACAAGGAGAACATTCCCGAGGCCGAAGTCGAGGCCGAGGAGGTACAGGAGGCCCAGGAGGCCCAGGAGGTCCTACCGACACATGACCTGTGCTATGAGGTCAAACACTCGGATGTTATGGGACG ATACTTAGTGGCTCGTCGCGACATCGGCGCGGGGGAGATAATCCTGGAAGCCCCCGCGTTGGCTGTGGGCCCGTGCGCCGGCTGTCCCGTCGTGTGCCTCGGATGTTACCGCGAGCTCCAAGACGTGGCTTTATACAA ATGTGACGGCTGCAAATGGCCTCTCTGCAGCAAGACGTGCTTCGGCCGAGGACGGTACACGGGGCACTCCACGTACGAATGCGAGGCATTGAAGAAGTGCCCTCCCAACTACAACGATATGAAGGACTTGAAGGAATCGTACCACGCGTTGATGCCTTTAAG ATGCCTACTTCTGAAAAAGGCGGACCCATCCAAATGGGCAGCAGTGTCAGCCATGGAAGCCCATAATGCTCTTCGGAAGGAAAGACCTGATATCTGGCCTAGCAACGAGACCCATGTGCTGAGCCGGCTGAGGGCGTGGAAAATGGGGTTTGATGATGAAGAGGTGCACAATATCTGTGGGATTCTTGAG GTGAACGCCTTTGAAGTCGGTGGAGGTGGGGCTAACGCGCGCGCGCTCTACGACCAAGCGTATCTCCTGGCCCACGACTGCACTCCGAGTACAACCCACACAGACGCCGAGACGAAGCCAAACAGACCTCTCACCATACGAGCAGCCGTGCCGCATAAGGCAGGCGACTTATTATCGCTGTGCTATGCGTATACGTTACAG GGCACGTTAAAACGTCGCGAGCACATCAAACACAGCAAGTTCTTCGACTGCTGCTGCCGCCGCTGCGCCGACCCCACCGAGCTCGGCACCTTCGCCAGCGCCTTCCGCTGTCCCAAGTGCGCTGGCCGCGTGCTGCCCACGGCGCCGCTGGACTCCGAAGCACCTTGGAGCTGTATAGATGGATGTAGCTACTGTATGTCGGCGGCTGCTGTTCAACTGCTGCTAAAAAG GCTAACAGACGAGTTTGAACAAATCGACGCCAACGACGTTCCCGGCTTCGAAACCTTCCTCCACAAGTACCGCAACGTCATACACGGGGGGCACTACCTGCGTCTGTCTGCGCTTCACTCGTTGTCGCAGCTCTACGGGAAAGCGGCGAGCTACCTCATCCATGAGATGCCGGAGCCCGAGCTGCATAGGAAGATTGAGGTGTGCCGTGAGCTGATGAAGGCCTTTGATGTTATTGAGCCGGGATATTCAAGGTTACGAG GTGTGACGCTGTACGAACTGCACGCACCACTGATGATTCTGACCACACGCAAGTTTGAGACCAAATCCATCTCTAAGGACGAACTGCGTACAAGGCTGAAAGAG ATCGTAGGTTACCTCTCCGAAGCTGCTCTGATCCTCGGCTTCGAGCCTTCCCAGTCCTCCGAAGGTCTGATGGCTTCCGCCGCCAAGGATGCCCTCAAGAAGATCAAGACTTGGGAGCAAATCATCGGCAAGATCTCATGA